The stretch of DNA TATGATCGAACGGCTAATTTCAACACGTATAAGACTTATTCATTTCATCAAAAAGGATTAGATAAATTAAAGGTAAATGATCTTGATAAACGCCGTTTAATTAGTGCAATTGAACAAGAAATGTCCAATAAAGGATTTATAAAAGTAGATTCAGATGCTGATCTTGTAGTGAATGTATTAACAAGTTCGTCACAAGAAGTGTACATTAATAACGATCGTTTTGGAGGTTATGGTTATGGATATTGGGGTGGAATGTATCCTACAGTATCCGATTATACGTCAGGTAAAATTATTCTAGATATTGTAGATGATAAACGAAATATATTGGTGTGGCAAGGAATAGGAAATGGACTAAATGTGGATAACGTTTCAGCTAAATCGGAGAAAATTCCACAAGCTGTAAATGAAATTTTGAAAAAATTTCCACCACAACCTAAAAAATAAAAAAAATGATAGCCCTTGAAATTTCAAGGGTTATTTTTTTTACCTTTGATCTAAGTAAAAACCTACTTATGAAACAACTACAAACGAAATTATTATCTTCTCTATTTATCCTTGCTTCTTCATGTGCATTTTCACAATTCCAATTTGGTGCAAAAATAGGTGGAGGATTGAGTAACACCACTGTTGTACATGGTATTTCCAAAGAACGTATTGGATTATTAGGCGGTTTAGTGGGGAAATATCAATTATCTTCTCGTACAGAAGATCACTATATACAGGCTGAAATTTTATATACCAATCAAGGAGAGTACTCTGTCGATCGTAGTGGAAATAAATACAAAGCTTTTGTGGATTATCTGAATATTCCTATCATGTATAAGTTTTATTTTGATGATCAGGGAAGTGATTTTTTCTTAGAAGCCGGACCACAAGTCGGATTTGTGATTTCAGATAAAATTGATCCTTTAGGACCAGAAGCACAAAACAATGATTTAAAAGCATTTGATCTTGCTTTTAATGTAGGGGTAGGTTATTCTTATAATCGAACTTTTGAAGCAAATATTCGATACGGTATTGGTTTAGTCGATACATATGGTTATAAAAAATGGGAAAACGATATTAATCGTACATCATTTTTAACTTTAGGACTAACATACTTTTTTAATTAAATGACTAGTCCTAAAATAGATTGACAGTTATTAAACAATATTTATATCTGAAGAGATTTTATTTCTTCGGATTTTTTGTGTCTCATTTCAGGGGTCTGCATATTGAGACTCAAATGAGGTCGTGTGTTATTATAAAGATACACACTTTGTTCTACCATTTTGGTTAATTCAGTAATATCTTTTGTTTTTTCGATTAAAAACTCTTGTTTCAATATCCCATTAATTCTTTCCGCTAAAGCATTTTGATAACAATCATAGCCGTCTGTCATCGATGGTATGATCTGATTTTGTTTTAAAATTGTCTGATAATATTCCGAGCAATACTGTAAGCCTCTATCCGAATGATGGATTAATTTCTCATTATTTATTCTATTTTTAATAGCCATTTTTAGCGCTATAGATACATTTTCCGCATTCATATTTTCACTTACAGAATAACCCATTATTTTTCGACTATAAGCATCTGTCACTAAAGAAAGATAACAAACGGCTTGCTTGGTTTTTACATACGTTATATCACTTACAAAGACCTGTTCTGGTTTATTAATCTCTATTTCTTTGTATAAATTAGGATGTTTCCTTAACCAATGTTTAGAGAATGTGGTTCTTGTGTATTGTTTTTTAGGTGTTATAAGTAAATTTTCTCTTCTCAGATAATCAAACAAAGCATCTCGACCCATCTTTATGTTTAGCTCTTTTAGCTGTTCATTCAGAATATAATAAAGCTTTCGAGTTCCTATTCTTGGTAATTTTATTCGAACTTCTAGAACTAATTTTTTAACCTGTAAAAGCTCTGATTCTCGAATAGAATGACGTTTTAGTGCAGCATAGAAACTTTGGCGACTTAACCCAAGCAATCGACATGAGCAAGAAACAGTTATTTCTTGTTTTTGGAGTTTGAGGATTGTTGGGTATTGTACTTTTTCTGATTTGAGTACCAAGCTGTTCATCGGCTATATCAATCATTGTATTAAGTATTTTGACTCTTAGCTTTTCATCAGCCAATTCTTGTTCTAACCGTTTAATTTTTTGCGCTGGAGTTTCTTCTGATTTTGACATAGTATGAATAATTGGTTTGCTCCAATCTAAGTTACCATATTTTCTGAGCCAAACCAAAACTGTACTTCTTCCTTGTATTCCATAGCATTTTTGAGCTTGTTTGTAAGTAAAGTCGCCTTTTTCTATTTGGGATACAACGGCTAATTTAAAGCCTAAGGTGTAATCGCGTTGTGTTCTCTTTTTTCTTTCTGAATCTGATGAGTTCATAATAAGTTGATTTAGTGTCAACTTATTTCAGGACGGGACAAAATAGATGAAAAAGGCATCTTGTAAAGATGCCTTTTTTATTGTTATAAATTTTATCCAACTGTTTTTTTGTTGGATAATAATGACCAAATTATAGTAATGAGTAATATTCCTCCAATAATACTTAGAGAGACGGTTGACTCGAAGTGATAGAATGGCATAATGATCATTTTAATCCCAATAAAGGTTAAAATAACGGCTAAACCATAATGCAATTTATTGAATTTGTCCATTGAATTAGCTAAAAGAAAATACAATGAACGTAATCCTAAAATGGCAAATATATTCGAAGAGTATAATATGAAAGGATCATTTGGTGCTATTGCGAAAATTGCTGGGATACTATCTACAGCAAAGACTAAATCTGTAATTTCAATCACAGCTAATGCAACAAATAATGGCGTTGCCATTTTTACTCCATTTTGAACAGTAAAAAATTTATCTTGATCAAAACTTGAAGAAACTTTATAGAATTTATGAACCAATCGTACGCCAAAATTCTTAGATAAATCTTGATCATCATCGTCATTTGAAGAAGACCATGATTTAATTCCGGCTACAATTAAAAAGAACCCAAATAAAGTTAAGATT from Faecalibacter sp. LW9 encodes:
- a CDS encoding DUF4136 domain-containing protein; translation: MRQLSFIFLMVGAFILTSCGAVSVSTDYDRTANFNTYKTYSFHQKGLDKLKVNDLDKRRLISAIEQEMSNKGFIKVDSDADLVVNVLTSSSQEVYINNDRFGGYGYGYWGGMYPTVSDYTSGKIILDIVDDKRNILVWQGIGNGLNVDNVSAKSEKIPQAVNEILKKFPPQPKK
- a CDS encoding porin family protein; the encoded protein is MKQLQTKLLSSLFILASSCAFSQFQFGAKIGGGLSNTTVVHGISKERIGLLGGLVGKYQLSSRTEDHYIQAEILYTNQGEYSVDRSGNKYKAFVDYLNIPIMYKFYFDDQGSDFFLEAGPQVGFVISDKIDPLGPEAQNNDLKAFDLAFNVGVGYSYNRTFEANIRYGIGLVDTYGYKKWENDINRTSFLTLGLTYFFN
- a CDS encoding IS3 family transposase (programmed frameshift), whose protein sequence is MNSSDSERKKRTQRDYTLGFKLAVVSQIEKGDFTYKQAQKCYGIQGRSTVLVWLRKYGNLDWSKPIIHTMSKSEETPAQKIKRLEQELADEKLRVKILNTMIDIADEQLGTQIRKSTIPNKILKLQKQEITVSCSCRLLGLSRQSFYAALKRHSIRESELLQVKKLVLEVRIKLPRIGTRKLYYILNEQLKELNIKMGRDALFDYLRRENLLITPKKQYTRTTFSKHWLRKHPNLYKEIEINKPEQVFVSDITYVKTKQAVCYLSLVTDAYSRKIMGYSVSENMNAENVSIALKMAIKNRINNEKLIHHSDRGLQYCSEYYQTILKQNQIIPSMTDGYDCYQNALAERINGILKQEFLIEKTKDITELTKMVEQSVYLYNNTRPHLSLNMQTPEMRHKKSEEIKSLQI